One region of Brachyhypopomus gauderio isolate BG-103 chromosome 9, BGAUD_0.2, whole genome shotgun sequence genomic DNA includes:
- the LOC143522393 gene encoding uncharacterized protein LOC143522393, producing MGVKPGPVDAMVVLKPKPGATTASGVRSTLFKGYSGELPHPATLNHGPVYAGIKADSLPLICTMNISPDKPLVDSIFGKVQVGSVLSYQQPPPPSDSVVIHEDAPPFPSLPLECYHLSPPEYSFVPTHQEQLHLSSLSVTLSQSHLIEEATRSQSATPEWHSLRRERVTASHFREVSHVRGPGAAESLAERIIRGTRQTAHMKRGLEMETGALKDYAVLKNLNLTKCGLVIHPDASWLGASPDGLVYDTLERPSFGLVEIKCPNAQSYVDCKFLKVAQGLHKLKESHCYYWQIQFQLLITGMQWCDLVICAHDDIFMQRVYRDSSVLEEVKRRCDMFFFNTYMPKYLSMTKQ from the exons atg ggggtgaagcctggacccgtggatgccatggttgtcctaaagccaaaaccaggtgctactacagccagtggagttag aagtacacttttcaagggctacagcggtgagctcccacacccggccaccctcaatcatggaccagtctacgctggaatcaaagcagattctcttccactcatctgcacaatgaacatctcgcctgacaagccacttgtggactccatctttgggaaggtacaagttggcagtgtactgtcctatcaacaaccaccacctccatctgacagtgttgtcatacatgaggatgcacccccattcccgagtctgccactagaatgttaccatctaagcccacctgaatattcatttgtgccaacacaccaagaacagctacacctaagctcactttctgtgaccttgtcacaatcacaccttattgaggaggcaacaagatcccaaagtgctacacctgagtggcattcacttaggagagaaagagtgactgcctcacatttcagagaggtgagccacgttagaggtccaggtgctgcagaaagcctggcagaaaggataatccgagggacacgacaaacagcacacatgaagagaggacttgaaatggaaacaggggccttaaaggactatgcagttctgaaaaacttgaacttgaccaagtgtgggctagtgattcatccagatgcatcttggctgggtgcatcacctgatggacttgtatatgacacacttgagcgtccatcatttgggcttgttgaaattaagtgcccaaatgcacaaagctatgtagactgcaaattcctcaaagtggcacaaggcctacacaaattgaaggagagccattgttattattggcaaatccagttccagttattgattactggtatgcagtggtgtgatttagttatctgtgcccatgatgatatctttatgcagcgagtttacagagatagcagtgtattagaagaggtgaaaaggaggtgtgacatgtttttctttaacacttacatgccaaaatacctctctatgaccaagcaatag